The genomic window GCTCGCGTCCTGCACCTGCACGGATTGGCCATGGATATCCGTCACCGTGACCGCCGGTGCCAGCGCGGGCAGGGCGAGCAGCGACAGAGCCAACAGCCATGAGCCGCGAGCGTTCATGACATCCGCTCCGCACGCGGCAGCTCGTCCGCCAACGCGCGCCAGTCGGCCGACTCGGGGATGCCGGGTTTGCGCTTGCCGAAGATCAGCGCCAGGTTCTCGCCGCGCGCGTCGAACAGTTCCAGCGAGGTGACCACGCCGTCGTCGGTGGGCTTGCGCACCACCCAGGCCGCGGCCACGTGGTCCTCGCGCAGATGCAGGTTGAAGTCGTCGTCCAGCACGTTGAGCCAGGGGCCCATGGGCTTGATGTTCTGCACCGGGCCGGTGTGGATCTGGATGCCACCGCGGTTGCCGACGAAGACCATGATCGGCAGCGCGCGCGCGGCGGCGGTTTCCAGTACCTGGCGTACGGCGCCGGTCTCGACCGGCCAGGCGAGGTCATCCCCGACCAGACGCAGGGCCTGGGTGCGCGTGACTTTGAATTTCTTCAGCAGTGCAAAGAAGTCGTGCGTGTCGCGCAGCGCCTCCCAGGCGGCGCGCAGGCCGGCGCTGTCCACTTCGCTGTCCGGCCGTTCCGCGGCGGGCGCGGGGGCCGGCTCGGCAACCAGTGTCGGTGCCTGGTCCTCGGATCGCCAGCGCGCCACCAGCGCCTGGTAGGCGCCCGCATCGCTGTCTTCGGTCAGGTAGATCTTGAGGATGGCGTTGCCCTGCGCGTCGAAGAACTGCAGGCTGTTGCGTGTGCCGGAATGCAGCGTCTGGCGCGCGGCAAAGCCGTGCCGCCACTGGTTGAGGAACAGGCGCAGGTCGATGTCGGGCCCCAGGACCAGGCCCATCGGGCCGTTCACCTCCACCTGCTCGAAGCGCCCGTAGCGCTCGTGTACCACCGACTCGTTGCGGGTCAGCGCCATGATGCGGCCGAGCGAAGGCATGGCCTTGAGGATCTCGCCCCAATCCGGTTGCAGGCGGACGACGCCGTGGCCGCAGTCGGTGGCGACCAGTTCCGCTTCGCTCACGCCAAGGCGCGCGGCGGCTTCGCGAATCCGCAGCTTGGGCTCTTCGCGCAGCAGTGCCTGCCAGGACTGGCGCAACGTCTGTGCG from Nevskiales bacterium includes these protein-coding regions:
- a CDS encoding ChuX/HutX family heme-like substrate-binding protein translates to MTQASALPADATQAAQTLRQSWQALLREEPKLRIREAAARLGVSEAELVATDCGHGVVRLQPDWGEILKAMPSLGRIMALTRNESVVHERYGRFEQVEVNGPMGLVLGPDIDLRLFLNQWRHGFAARQTLHSGTRNSLQFFDAQGNAILKIYLTEDSDAGAYQALVARWRSEDQAPTLVAEPAPAPAAERPDSEVDSAGLRAAWEALRDTHDFFALLKKFKVTRTQALRLVGDDLAWPVETGAVRQVLETAAARALPIMVFVGNRGGIQIHTGPVQNIKPMGPWLNVLDDDFNLHLREDHVAAAWVVRKPTDDGVVTSLELFDARGENLALIFGKRKPGIPESADWRALADELPRAERMS